From the genome of Aliarcobacter lanthieri:
TTAATTTATCATTATATGAGATAACTTTAACATTTGGATTTATCCCTTTTATTCTATCAGTTGCTGAAGATATTTTCGGTCTACCTATATCTTTTGTTGTATGAATAATTTGCCTTTGCAAATTTGATTCATCAACTGTATCAAAATCTATAAGCCCAATAGTACCAACTCCAGCAGCTGCAAGATATAAAATAACAGGAGCTCCAAGCCCACCAGTTCCTACAACTAAAACTTTTGCATTTTTTATTTTTAATTGTCCTTCAAGACCAACTTCAGGTAAAATCAAGTGTCTACTATATCTACTTATTTCCTCTGAAGATAGTTTTTCCTGCTTATCACTCTTATCATCTTTTCCCATTTTATAATCCACCTGCAATAGATGGAACTAAAATAATCTTGTCATCATCATAAACTTTTGTATCTAAGTTATCTAAACCTCTAATATCTTCTTCATTTAGATATATATTTACAAAACTTCTCAATTTTCCATCTGTAGAAAATAGATGATTTTTTAAATCTTGATGTGTATTTACTAAATTTCCTACAATATCTTTTATATTTTCACCTTCTAAAGCTATTTCAAACTCTCCGTTTGTAAATAGTCTTAAAGCTGTTGGTATATAAACTTTTGCCATTTTAAACTCCTTTTATCTCTTCTTTTTCAAAATTTAATCTATCATTTGAAAGTACTGAAACGGTATAATCAACCGCTTTTTTATCATAAACAGAAACTATCAAATATGTATAAACAGGAAGTGCATGGTCTATATCAAATTGAGATGGTGTTGCACTATGATTTGGATGTGAGTGGTAAAATCCAACTATATCCAAACCATTTTTTATAGCATAAAGTTCTGTTTCTAATACCTTTTTTGATGGTATTAAATACCTATTATGCTTATTCTCATCTTCTCTTTCATTTGATATTTCTATCACTTCACTAACAGTTTTCTTACCCTCATTAAACTTACCTAAAAGTATTCCACAACACTCGTATGGATAATCATTTTGGGCATGTTCATTTATTTTTTCCATAAGATTTTTACTAATTTCTATCATAAATCTTCTTCCCATAAGCTATCACTTAAATATTTAAAACCACTATCACATAAAATGGTTACTATAACACTTCCTTTTGGTAGTGTTTTTGCTAATTCTAAACTAGCATATACATTAGCACCTGAAGAAATTCCTACAAAAAGTCCCTCTTTTCTAATTAGTTCTAATGTCATTTTTCTAGCATCCTCTGTATCAATTTCAATAGTTTCATCAATCAATGAACTATCATAAATTTCAGGAACTATTGTTGTTGCCATATGTTTCATACCTTCAAGTCCATGAAATGGTGAAGATGGTTGCATAGCAATAGTTTTAATCTCTTTATTTAACTCTTTTAATCTTCTTGATGTTCCTACAAAAGTTCCAGAAGTTCCCATTCCTGCTACGAAATGTGTAACCTTATTTTCACTTTGTTTCCAAATTTCTAAAGCAGTTGAATTATAATGAGCTTTCCAGTTCTCTTCATTGTTATACTGATTTGTATAGTAATAAAGTTCTGGATACTCTTTTGCCAACTCTTTTGCTTTGATTAAAGCTCCATCTGAACTTAAAAGAGGATCTGTTTCAATTATAGTTGCACCAAAAGCTTTTAAAATTCTTTTTCTCTCAAAATTTGCATTTTTAGGTAAAGTTACACTAACTTTATAACCCAAATGTGCACCAAGCATTGCATAAGCAATTCCTGTATTTCCACTCGTACTATCTAGTATAATTTTTTCTTGTGTGAGTTTTCCACTATTTATTGCTTCTAAAATAATCCCCTTTGCAGCTCTATCTTTTACAGAGCCACTAGGGTTTAAATATTCAGCTTTTGCATAAATGCTTATGCCATCTAAATCTTTTGTTAAAGAATTTAGTTTTATTAGTGGCGTATTTCCAACTAGATCTAAAATAGTATTATTTGCCACTTTTCTATACCTTTAATTTATTTACTATAAATTAAATCAAATGTTCCACCATCATCAAAATGTGTTTTTTGTGCAATTGCCCAACTTCCAAAAACATCATCAATTTTAAATAACTCTAATTTTGGAAAAGTTTCTAAATATTTTGCATCAACTAGCTCTGGAATACTTGGTCTATAGTAATGTTTAGCTGCTAATGTTTGACCTTCTTTTGAATATAAATATTTTAAATATTGTGTTGAAACATTTAATGTTCCTAGTTGTTTAGCATTTTGTTCAACTACAGTTACAGGTGGTTCAGCTAAAATTGAAACCGAAGGTACAACTATTTCAAATTCATCTTTTCCAAGTTCATTTATTGCTAAAAATGCTTCATTTTCCCATGCAAGTAAAACATCTCCTATCTTTCTTTGTACAAATGTATTAGTTGCTCCTCTAGCACCTGAGTCAAGAACAGGAACATGTTTTAAAAGTTTTGAAACATACTCTTTTGCTTTTTCTTCTGCTTTTTTATATTTATCTGAATTAAAATCTATTTTTTCTAAATTCCCTAACTCTTGTTTTAGACCATAAGCATAAGCTGCAAGATAGTTCCATCTAGCTCCACCTGATGTTTTTGGATTTGGAGTTATCACTTCAACACCATCTTTTACTAAATCATCCCAATCTTTAATACCTTTTGGATTACCTTTTCTAACTAAAAATACAATAGTTGAAGTATAAGGAGATGAGTTAAACTCTAGTTTTTTTTGCCAATCTTTTGGAAATAATTTTGCTTTTTCACTAATTGCATCTATATCATAAGCTAATGCTAAAGTTACAACATCTGCTTTTAATCCATCAATTACACCTCTTGCTTGTTTACCACTTCCACCATGTGATTGTTTTATTTTTACAGTTTGTCCTGTTGTTTCTTTCCAATAATTTACAAAATTCTTATTGTACTCTTCATAAAACTCTCTTGTTGGATCATACGATACATTTAAAATCTCTAAAGATTTTTTTGCCTTCTCTGCTTCATAATTATAATCATCTGCAAAACTTGTTGTTGAAATTAGCAATGTTGCTAAAGCTATATTTCTTAAATTTTCTTTTATTCTTCTCATTTTATTCTCTCTTTATCTAATACACACTAAATGTGTGATAATTTAGAGATTTAAAAAAATCTCACCTATTTTCTCTTTCCATATTTTTTCTTACACATGTCGCACATCATTTTAAATCCTTCATATTAAGGTGATTTTAAATCTCTCTTTATCTATCACCTACTAAACTGGTGAAATTATAGTAATAAAATTTTTATTTGTCAAGAGTTTTTTTGAAAAAATTTAAAAAATTTCTTCAAACATAGATAGAAGCATACTTTTTATCAATAGGTAAAGAAAAAAAGGTTACTTTTTTATCTTTTTTTCTCCTATTTCTAGATATTTTAACTTTACTAAAAAATATTTTTCTAAAAAAAAGTTTCAATACTTATCTCATCATTTGGATTTAATATTGTTGGATTTGATATTATTGTATTTGGATATTTTAATCCACTTCCAGTATTTAATAATACTACTTTTTCATCTTCTTTTATCCAACCTTTTTTGTATAATTCTTCTATTGCAGCTAGAGTTGATGCACCTTCTGGACAAATAAATAATCCCTCTTCTTTCGCTATTAATTCTTGATATTTTAAAATATCTTCATCTTTAATAGCAATTGCGCAACCACCTGTTTTATAAATAGCTTCAAGTACTAAAAAATCTCCTATTGCTTTTGGTACATTAATTCCAAATGCTACTGTATTTGAATTTTTCCAAAAAATAGACTCTTGTTGCTTTCTCTCATAAGCTTTTACAATTGGTGCACAATTTGAAGCTTGAACAGCTACTAACCTTGGTAGTTTCCCTTTTACAAAACCTATTTCTTGTAACTCTTTTAATGCTTTAAAAATTCCTATTAATCCTACTCCACCACCAGTTGGATATAAAATAATATCAGGTAATTCCCAATCAAATTGTTCAGCTATTTCAAAAGCCATAGTTTTTTTACCTTCAATTCTATAAGGTTCTTTTAGAGTTGAAGCATCCATAAACTTATATTTATCTATTGATTTTGCTACAATTTTTCCTGCATCACTAATCAAGCCATCAACTAAAAATAGATTTGCTCCAGAAACAATACATTCATTTCTTGTTATAGTTGGTGCATTTATTGGCATTACAATATAAGCTTTTATATCTGCACGTGCTGCATAAATAGACCAAGCTGCACCAGCATTTCCATTTGTAGGCATAGCAAAAGACTTTACATTTAGCTCTTTTGCTTTTGAAATCCCAACTGCTGCACCTCTTGATTTGAAGCTCCCACCAGGGTTAAAACCTTCATCTTTTAAATATAAGTTTTTTAAACCTAATTTTTTTTCTAATTTTTCTAATTTTATCAAAGGTGTTATAACTTCACCTAAAGAGATAATATTTTTTTCATCTTCTATTGGTAAAAGTTCTTTATATCTCCATAAATTAAAATTTCTTGAAGCTAAACTCTCTTTTTTAAAATTCTCTTTTACTGCTTTTAAATCATATATCACTAAAAGTGGAGATTTGCAAGAAGTGCATAATTGATTTAACTCTTTATGATTAAATTCTTTATTACATTTTGGGCATTCTAAGTGACTAACATACATACTATATCCTTTTTATTTTGTTTTCATTCCCCATTTAACTATAGTTCTTTTTTCAATATATTCAAAAATTACATCTGTAATAATTCCTATTAGAATAATTGTTAATAAACCTGCAAAAACTAAATTTATATCTAGTTGATTTTTTTTCTCATAAATAAACCAACCAATTCCACCATTTCCTGAACTTACACCAAAAACTAACTCTGAAGCAATAAGTGTACGCCAAGAAAATGCCCAACCAACTCTAAGCCCTGTTAATATACTTGGAAAAGCTGCTGGAATTGCAATTTTAAAGATATATTCAAAAGTTGATAACTCATAGTTTTTTGATACCATTTTTAAAGTATTACTAACACCTTGGAATCCACTATATATATTTATTGCAATTGGCCAAAGAACAGCATGAACAATTACAAAAACTATACTTCCATAACCAAGTCCAAACCATAATAAGGCTAAAGGTAATAAAGCAATAGGAGGTAAAGGATTAAAAACTGCAGTTAATAACTCTAATAAATATGCTCCAAATCTAGTTGATATTGCAAATATAGTTAAAATAAGCGCTAAAAAACCACCTATAACATACCCCATAACTTGAACTTTTAATGATGATAAAATTCTACTTACCAACTCACCATTTTGAATAACTTCAAAAAAACCTTTTATTGTTTCACTAAATGTTGGAAACATTAAAGGATTATCAAGTCTTATTGCATAAATTTCCCAAAGTAGTATTAAACTTGCGAAAAGAAAACTTTTAATAATTATTGATTTACTTTTTTTACTTATTTTCATCTTCTTTCCTTAAATAAAATACTCTGTTTGATTTTTATGCATTATGCTTGAGATTTCATCTTTTGATGTAAACGCATTTACATCTATTTGTTTTAGTATTTGACTAGGATTTGTACCAAAAATGATAATTTTAGAGCCAAGTTTTATAGCTTCATCAATAGAATGTGTTACAAAAAGCATTGTAAAATTTGTATCTTCCCAAAGTTCAAGTAAATCATCTTGCATTTTTTTTCTAGTAATTGCATCTAAAGAAGCAAAAGGTTCATCCATCAAAATAACTTCAGAACCTAAAGCTAAACATCTAGCAATAGCAACTCTCATCTTCATTCCACCAGAAAGCTGATGAGGATAGTTATTTTCAAATGAACTTAAATTTACTTTTTTTAAAAACTCTTTTGCTTTTATAGTTGCATCTTTTTTATCTATCTTTTTTGTAGCACTTAAAGCGAATAAAACATTTTCTAATACTGTTTTCCAAGCCAAAAGCTGATCAAACTCTTGAAATACAAAAGCTCTATCTAATCCTGGTTTTGAAATAATTTTTTGTCCTAACTTTATACTTCCATAACTTGGTTTTATAAATCCACCAATTGCTTTTAATAAAGAAGACTTTCCACAACCAGATGGTCCTAAAAGAACTAATCTTTCAAACTGTTTTATCTCAAAATCAACATTTTCAATAGCCTTATAACTCTTTTTCTCATCAATCTCATAAGAGATTGATACGTCTTTTAGTGATAAAAAGGTGTCTTCTTTATTTAACTGCGTCAAAAAACAACTCCTTCCAATCTTTTGGTTTTTGTTTAATTGCACCTATATCATAAAGAAAATCTGAGAATTGAGTAATATTTGCCTTTGGTTTTGTATCATAAACTGTTGTATTTTTTAATACTTTAGCGATTATCTCTGGTGACTCATTTGACTTAGTTGTTGATAAATATAATTTGATAACCTCATCTTCATTTTCTTTAATAAATTTATTTGCTTCATTTAATGCTTCAACTATTATTTTTGATAATTTTGGATTGTTTTTATAGAAATCTTCACTTGTCCAAATTAAGTTTGTAGTATGAGCTCCACCTAAAACATCAAATGAATTAAAAACTTGGTGTACATTTGAATTTTCTAACTCTAATGTACTAAAAGGCTCTAATCCAATATGCCCATTTACTTCTGTACTTCCAGTAGTTACAGCTAAATAAGCATCTGGATGTTTTAATGAAACTGTTAAATTATCAAATTTATCATACTCTTTTATACCAAACTCTTTTGCAACTGCCATTTGTAATACTAACGATTGTACAGATACTTTAACTGAAGGAACTGCTATTTTATCTTTTGATGTTAAATCTTTTACAGTTTTTACATCAGGATTATTTGATACAAATACTATTGGTGATTCATTTATTGCTGAAAGAGCTTTAACTTTACCATTTGTTTTATCCCAAAGTCTTAAAAATGGACCATTTCCTCCAGCAACTAAATGAGCATTTCCTGATAATAAAGCATCATTTGCAACTGATCCTCCTCCAAAAGTAGCCCAATTAACTTTTACATCACCTAAACCTTGTTTTTTTGCATGTTTTTCAATTAATTTTTGTTCTTCTAAAATTATTAAAGGTAAATATGATATTCCATATTGTTTACTTATAACAACCTCTTTTACTTCTGCGAATGCACTTGAAGCCAAAAGTAACAAAATTGATGTTAATTTACTAATTCTTTTCATTTCTTCTTTCCTTTTTAATAACTATTTTTCTTTTATTTTATGTGTATCTTCACTTGTTATACCACCAAATGGTCCAGATTGTACAAGTCCAGATAATTTTTCTTTTGTTTTATTTGGTAATAGTGGAAATACAAGTTCAGAAAATCTAAAAGACTCTTCAAGATGGGGATAACCAGAAAATACAAAAGTATCTATTCCTAAATCTACATATTCTTGTATTCTTTGAGCTACAATTTCAGCACTTCCAACAAGTGCAGTTGCACAACCACCACGAACTAGACCAATTCCAGCCCATAAATTTGGGCTAATTTCAAGTTCTTCTCTTGTTCTTGCTTTTCCACCATTAGTTAAAGCTGTCATCAATCTTTGCCCTTCAGAATCTAGTTTTTGTAAAGCATTTTGGGAAGCATTGATTTGTTCATCATCAAGTTTACTTATTAGTTTTTCAGCATCATTCCAAGCTTCTTCTTCTGTATCTCTTACTATTACATGAAGTCTAATTCCAAATTTTATACTTCTTCCATACTTTGAAGCTTTATCTCTTACATCTTCAATTTTTGCTTTAACTGCTTTTAGAGTTTCACCCCAAGTTATATATAAATCAACTTTTTGAGCAGCTAACTCATGAGCTTTTTGTGAACTTCCACCAAAAAATAGTGGAGGATGTGGTCTTTGAACTGGTGGATATAAAAGTTTTGAATTTTTTGTTTTATAATGTTTCCCATTAAAATTCACAAATCCTTTTTCATAACTTGCTTTTAAAATCTCTTTCCATAAATCTACAAATTCAGATGCTGTTTCGTATCTCTCATCTGAATCTTGAAATAATCCATCACCTTCAAGTTCATCTTTATCACCACCAGCAACAAGATTGAAAGCAACTCTTCCATTTGAAAATCTATCTAATGTCGAAGCTATTCTTGCAGCTAAAGCTGGTTGTAAAAGTCCTGGTCTAAGTGCTACTAAAAACTTTAAATTTTGTGTAACACTTATCAAACTTGAAGCTACTACAAAAGGGTCTTCACAAGACCTTCCTGTAGGAATTAAAACTCCATCATATCCCAAAGTATCAGCTGCAACTGCAACTTGTTTTACATAATCAAAGTCAGATACTCTTGATTGGTCTTTTGAACCTAAGTATCTGTTATCTCCAAATGTTGGTATAAACCAAAATATATTTAGTGCCATTTTAGTTTCCTTTTTTAGTTTCAGGAATCCAAACAACACTTTTTATATCTAGTTTTTTTGGGATTAATTTTAAATCATAAAATGTATCTGCAATTTTTTGTTGCTCTTTTATAACCTCATCATTTAAGTAATTTATTCCATAACTAGCTCTTACTATTGCTTTTTCTAAAGTAAGTAAATCTAATCCAGTAAGTGGAGATAAAGCAGCTGCTACTTCACTTGGTTTTGAAATAGCCCAATCATTTACTTTTTTTAATTCATCAAAAATAATTGCAACAACATCTGGTCTTCTTGCTGCATAACTTTCTTCTGCTAGATAAAATTGATGATTATTTACTGTATTTGTTCCATCTTGTACAAGTTTTGCATCTAAAGTTGTTTGAGCTGCTGCATAAAATGGATCCCAAATTACCCAAGCGTCAACACTTCCTTTTTCAAAAGCTGCTCTTGCATCTGCAGGAGCTAAAAATACTGTTTCTATATCACTATATTTTAATCCTGCATTTTCTAAGGCTCTAACTAATAAATAATGTACATTTGAGCCTTTATTTAAAACAACTTTTTTACCCTTTAAATCTGCAACTGTATTGATAGCTGAATTTTTTGGCACAATAATAGCTTCACCTTTTGGAGCAGGAGGTTCATATCCTATATATTTAATTTTAGCATTTGCTGCTTGTGCAAAAATAGGTGGTGTTTCTCCAACTGTTCCAAAATCAATACTTCCAACATTTAATCCCTCAAGTAATTGAGGACCTGCTACAAACTCATTCCAAGTTACTTTTACACCAAGTGGTTCTAATCTTTTTTCTAAATTGCCACTTGCTTTTAATAAAATCAAAGTTCCATATTTTTGAAAACCAATTCTTAAAATATCTTCTTTTTTATCTAAACTAAACCCTAAAATAGGGATAATTACCAATAACACTAAAACTTTTTTAACTAAATTTTTCATTTCTTCTCCTTAAAATAAAATATACACTAAATGTATGAATATTAAAAACTTAAAACTCTTTTGGCATTTTTATGAAATAAATTATCCAAAATTTCATCTTTAAAACCTAATTCTAAAAAATCCTCTATTGTTTGCTTCATAGGTCTAAATGGATATGAAGTACCAAATAATAATTGGTCTTTAAAGAACCCATTTGCTGCTTCTACAAAAAGTTTACTCCCTGCTTGAAATAAATACATGTCAGGTACTACAAAAACATTCTCATATCTAAATGCAACACCTATCATCTCATTTACATAAGGGTAACAACCATGACAAACAACTATTTTCAAATTTGGAAACTCTCTTGCAACTCTTCCAATTGCTGCTGGATTTGTATGTTCGAGATTTGGAGTAGTTGGTCCTGACATAATAAATAAAGGTATATTCAAACTTTGACACAAATCATATACTGGTAAAAAATCTTTATCATCAAAATAAACTGCTGGTTTACCAAATGTGGGTTCAACATTTATACCTTTTAAGCCTAATATATTTGTTGCTCTATAAATCTCTTCAAAAGTTTGTGCTATACCTTTTGTTTGTGGATCAACAGATGCAATTCCAATAAGTTCTTTGTATGGAGCCGTTATATCTTTTATAACATCATTTGATATAGATAAATCAGGAGTATCTCTTCCAATTACTACTGCTTTTGATATTCCACTATCTCTAATCTCTTTTATATAACCATCTAAAGTAAAAGATTTTACAAAATGCTCATCATCTTTTGAACCAACTCTTCTATTTAACCACTTGGCAGTTTCATAACCTTTTGTATTTGGTGTTGAACCATAAAATTCACCTAAAAGTGCAGGTCTACTCCTAAAATCTATAATTTCTCCACTATAACTCATTTTTTTCCTTTTTTAAATATAGTACATAGTACCAAGAACTCGTGATAAGATATCTGCTTCTAATCTAGCAAATTCTTGTGTTCCTCGCTCTCGCTGTCTTGGTAAATCTATTTTTAAATCAAGTGTAATTTTTCCATCTTCAATTAAAACAACTCTATCACCTAAAATAACAGCTTCACTCACATCATGAGTTACAAGTAGTACTGTAAACTCATGTTCTTGCCAAATTCTTTCTATTAA
Proteins encoded in this window:
- a CDS encoding MoaD/ThiS family protein, producing MAKVYIPTALRLFTNGEFEIALEGENIKDIVGNLVNTHQDLKNHLFSTDGKLRSFVNIYLNEEDIRGLDNLDTKVYDDDKIILVPSIAGGL
- a CDS encoding Mov34/MPN/PAD-1 family protein gives rise to the protein MIEISKNLMEKINEHAQNDYPYECCGILLGKFNEGKKTVSEVIEISNEREDENKHNRYLIPSKKVLETELYAIKNGLDIVGFYHSHPNHSATPSQFDIDHALPVYTYLIVSVYDKKAVDYTVSVLSNDRLNFEKEEIKGV
- a CDS encoding PLP-dependent cysteine synthase family protein, with translation MANNTILDLVGNTPLIKLNSLTKDLDGISIYAKAEYLNPSGSVKDRAAKGIILEAINSGKLTQEKIILDSTSGNTGIAYAMLGAHLGYKVSVTLPKNANFERKRILKAFGATIIETDPLLSSDGALIKAKELAKEYPELYYYTNQYNNEENWKAHYNSTALEIWKQSENKVTHFVAGMGTSGTFVGTSRRLKELNKEIKTIAMQPSSPFHGLEGMKHMATTIVPEIYDSSLIDETIEIDTEDARKMTLELIRKEGLFVGISSGANVYASLELAKTLPKGSVIVTILCDSGFKYLSDSLWEEDL
- a CDS encoding sulfate ABC transporter substrate-binding protein, giving the protein MRRIKENLRNIALATLLISTTSFADDYNYEAEKAKKSLEILNVSYDPTREFYEEYNKNFVNYWKETTGQTVKIKQSHGGSGKQARGVIDGLKADVVTLALAYDIDAISEKAKLFPKDWQKKLEFNSSPYTSTIVFLVRKGNPKGIKDWDDLVKDGVEVITPNPKTSGGARWNYLAAYAYGLKQELGNLEKIDFNSDKYKKAEEKAKEYVSKLLKHVPVLDSGARGATNTFVQRKIGDVLLAWENEAFLAINELGKDEFEIVVPSVSILAEPPVTVVEQNAKQLGTLNVSTQYLKYLYSKEGQTLAAKHYYRPSIPELVDAKYLETFPKLELFKIDDVFGSWAIAQKTHFDDGGTFDLIYSK
- a CDS encoding threonine synthase, encoding MYVSHLECPKCNKEFNHKELNQLCTSCKSPLLVIYDLKAVKENFKKESLASRNFNLWRYKELLPIEDEKNIISLGEVITPLIKLEKLEKKLGLKNLYLKDEGFNPGGSFKSRGAAVGISKAKELNVKSFAMPTNGNAGAAWSIYAARADIKAYIVMPINAPTITRNECIVSGANLFLVDGLISDAGKIVAKSIDKYKFMDASTLKEPYRIEGKKTMAFEIAEQFDWELPDIILYPTGGGVGLIGIFKALKELQEIGFVKGKLPRLVAVQASNCAPIVKAYERKQQESIFWKNSNTVAFGINVPKAIGDFLVLEAIYKTGGCAIAIKDEDILKYQELIAKEEGLFICPEGASTLAAIEELYKKGWIKEDEKVVLLNTGSGLKYPNTIISNPTILNPNDEISIETFF
- a CDS encoding ABC transporter permease, which codes for MKISKKSKSIIIKSFLFASLILLWEIYAIRLDNPLMFPTFSETIKGFFEVIQNGELVSRILSSLKVQVMGYVIGGFLALILTIFAISTRFGAYLLELLTAVFNPLPPIALLPLALLWFGLGYGSIVFVIVHAVLWPIAINIYSGFQGVSNTLKMVSKNYELSTFEYIFKIAIPAAFPSILTGLRVGWAFSWRTLIASELVFGVSSGNGGIGWFIYEKKNQLDINLVFAGLLTIILIGIITDVIFEYIEKRTIVKWGMKTK
- a CDS encoding ABC transporter ATP-binding protein, which gives rise to MTQLNKEDTFLSLKDVSISYEIDEKKSYKAIENVDFEIKQFERLVLLGPSGCGKSSLLKAIGGFIKPSYGSIKLGQKIISKPGLDRAFVFQEFDQLLAWKTVLENVLFALSATKKIDKKDATIKAKEFLKKVNLSSFENNYPHQLSGGMKMRVAIARCLALGSEVILMDEPFASLDAITRKKMQDDLLELWEDTNFTMLFVTHSIDEAIKLGSKIIIFGTNPSQILKQIDVNAFTSKDEISSIMHKNQTEYFI
- a CDS encoding ABC transporter substrate-binding protein, which translates into the protein MKRISKLTSILLLLASSAFAEVKEVVISKQYGISYLPLIILEEQKLIEKHAKKQGLGDVKVNWATFGGGSVANDALLSGNAHLVAGGNGPFLRLWDKTNGKVKALSAINESPIVFVSNNPDVKTVKDLTSKDKIAVPSVKVSVQSLVLQMAVAKEFGIKEYDKFDNLTVSLKHPDAYLAVTTGSTEVNGHIGLEPFSTLELENSNVHQVFNSFDVLGGAHTTNLIWTSEDFYKNNPKLSKIIVEALNEANKFIKENEDEVIKLYLSTTKSNESPEIIAKVLKNTTVYDTKPKANITQFSDFLYDIGAIKQKPKDWKELFFDAVK
- the ssuD gene encoding FMNH2-dependent alkanesulfonate monooxygenase translates to MALNIFWFIPTFGDNRYLGSKDQSRVSDFDYVKQVAVAADTLGYDGVLIPTGRSCEDPFVVASSLISVTQNLKFLVALRPGLLQPALAARIASTLDRFSNGRVAFNLVAGGDKDELEGDGLFQDSDERYETASEFVDLWKEILKASYEKGFVNFNGKHYKTKNSKLLYPPVQRPHPPLFFGGSSQKAHELAAQKVDLYITWGETLKAVKAKIEDVRDKASKYGRSIKFGIRLHVIVRDTEEEAWNDAEKLISKLDDEQINASQNALQKLDSEGQRLMTALTNGGKARTREELEISPNLWAGIGLVRGGCATALVGSAEIVAQRIQEYVDLGIDTFVFSGYPHLEESFRFSELVFPLLPNKTKEKLSGLVQSGPFGGITSEDTHKIKEK
- a CDS encoding sulfonate ABC transporter substrate-binding protein produces the protein MKNLVKKVLVLLVIIPILGFSLDKKEDILRIGFQKYGTLILLKASGNLEKRLEPLGVKVTWNEFVAGPQLLEGLNVGSIDFGTVGETPPIFAQAANAKIKYIGYEPPAPKGEAIIVPKNSAINTVADLKGKKVVLNKGSNVHYLLVRALENAGLKYSDIETVFLAPADARAAFEKGSVDAWVIWDPFYAAAQTTLDAKLVQDGTNTVNNHQFYLAEESYAARRPDVVAIIFDELKKVNDWAISKPSEVAAALSPLTGLDLLTLEKAIVRASYGINYLNDEVIKEQQKIADTFYDLKLIPKKLDIKSVVWIPETKKGN
- a CDS encoding amidohydrolase family protein; amino-acid sequence: MSYSGEIIDFRSRPALLGEFYGSTPNTKGYETAKWLNRRVGSKDDEHFVKSFTLDGYIKEIRDSGISKAVVIGRDTPDLSISNDVIKDITAPYKELIGIASVDPQTKGIAQTFEEIYRATNILGLKGINVEPTFGKPAVYFDDKDFLPVYDLCQSLNIPLFIMSGPTTPNLEHTNPAAIGRVAREFPNLKIVVCHGCYPYVNEMIGVAFRYENVFVVPDMYLFQAGSKLFVEAANGFFKDQLLFGTSYPFRPMKQTIEDFLELGFKDEILDNLFHKNAKRVLSF